A DNA window from Actinomadura coerulea contains the following coding sequences:
- a CDS encoding SDR family NAD(P)-dependent oxidoreductase: MSRRSVAGAPILLTGASSGIGRAVAFALAERGGRLAIAARRRAALVEVADQIEDAGLVRPCVIEADLSRPGAAAELARDAMSALGGVRILINNAGVGLVAAQSITGDDDQARALFETNLWSPLALTRHLFPALRDGGGMVVNVTSTLRAVPIPLLGYYGASKAALAHLTLTLRHELKGTGVSVLEIVPGATDTAARDIDLLPWRTGPMRTPPPVSPESAAKAIVKAVERGGRRRTHPATSLLPLEVPALGRLIAAIVTRRVETGSAG; this comes from the coding sequence GTGAGCCGTCGATCCGTGGCAGGGGCGCCGATCCTGTTGACGGGCGCTTCGAGCGGGATCGGCCGAGCGGTGGCGTTCGCCCTGGCGGAGCGGGGTGGGCGGTTGGCGATCGCCGCCCGGCGCCGGGCGGCCCTGGTCGAGGTCGCCGACCAGATCGAGGACGCCGGCCTGGTGCGTCCATGCGTGATCGAGGCGGACCTGTCCCGTCCCGGCGCGGCCGCCGAACTGGCGCGGGACGCGATGTCCGCGCTGGGCGGTGTCCGGATTCTGATCAACAACGCCGGAGTCGGTCTGGTGGCCGCACAGAGCATCACCGGTGACGACGACCAGGCGCGGGCGCTCTTCGAGACGAACCTCTGGTCGCCGCTCGCCCTGACCCGCCATCTGTTCCCCGCCCTGCGCGACGGCGGCGGGATGGTGGTGAACGTGACCTCCACCCTGCGGGCCGTGCCGATCCCGCTTCTCGGCTACTACGGCGCGTCCAAGGCCGCCCTGGCGCATTTGACCCTCACGCTGCGGCACGAACTGAAGGGCACCGGTGTGTCGGTACTGGAGATCGTCCCCGGCGCCACGGACACCGCCGCCCGCGACATCGATCTGCTCCCCTGGCGGACCGGGCCGATGCGCACCCCGCCGCCGGTCTCTCCCGAGTCGGCGGCCAAGGCGATCGTGAAGGCCGTCGAGAGGGGCGGGCGTCGCCGCACCCATCCGGCGACGTCGCTCCTGCCACTGGAGGTGCCGGCCTTGGGCCGGCTCATCGCCGCGATCGTGACGCGCCGCGTCGAGACCGGTTCCGCCGGGTAG
- a CDS encoding selenium-binding family protein yields the protein MIVLIALAAAAAGLVAFQPVAGADAGAGDVVVSTSSVRGRDGTTYTVTNHIVRTNGPGHRKEWLLVWTGDASVPGGPVGAAGHAAHGKAGAEGSADPDFLAVIDATRGSRDYGKVVNTATIGPLLQNEPHHMQYVWHKGDKVYAGGLLSDTTYVFDVAQLPQVKLSGVVTATDTPCGTAPDAFTTLKDGTAYGAYMGGPNVPGPCTYTHGEVRTGNGAAGTPGEVLRLDQSGRVRVEYPAATEAAEPDTCHSIPQVDPPTCANPHGIRVREDLNRLVTSDFAEVRSLMLIPSADFYIARDTVRIYDIAHRDRPKLLSVSRLPDGPRKEPFLIEEEPRVVMETALTNERHHRGGFVSTMGGASIYYTPDITDPKPTWREVFDDTTAFTRLAPALDNRVGMDGGSWLQTSADDRYLYHVVMRRGDESSGGKDTGMVYVLDIRKLVGAGKQTRCNIDTLEEVTRGGAEPDCPSLVSVLPVEDPTTGGPHWAALDNFRQGPGGYYQETRQPTRLVMANYFVAASPFDGDHRVCMVNISPRQQLSIDRGFKDEHTGRPCVEFNRAAWPHGETGDARPHGVLFAVSDADVR from the coding sequence TTGATCGTTCTCATCGCGCTGGCGGCGGCCGCCGCCGGCCTGGTCGCGTTCCAGCCCGTGGCAGGGGCGGACGCCGGAGCCGGTGACGTGGTCGTCAGCACGTCCAGCGTCAGGGGGCGCGACGGCACCACCTACACCGTCACCAACCACATCGTCCGGACGAACGGCCCAGGCCACCGGAAGGAATGGCTGCTGGTCTGGACGGGCGACGCGAGCGTCCCGGGCGGCCCGGTCGGCGCCGCGGGCCACGCCGCGCACGGGAAGGCCGGCGCCGAGGGCTCCGCCGACCCCGACTTCCTCGCGGTGATCGACGCGACGCGGGGCTCCCGCGACTACGGCAAGGTCGTCAACACGGCGACCATCGGCCCGCTGCTGCAGAACGAGCCGCACCACATGCAGTACGTGTGGCACAAGGGCGACAAGGTGTACGCGGGCGGGCTGCTCAGCGACACCACGTACGTGTTCGACGTCGCGCAGCTTCCCCAGGTCAAGCTCAGCGGCGTCGTCACCGCGACGGACACCCCCTGCGGCACGGCCCCGGACGCCTTCACGACCTTGAAGGACGGCACCGCCTACGGCGCCTACATGGGCGGTCCCAACGTCCCAGGCCCGTGCACGTACACGCACGGCGAGGTCAGGACCGGCAACGGCGCGGCCGGGACGCCCGGCGAGGTGCTCCGGCTGGACCAGAGCGGCAGGGTGCGGGTCGAGTACCCGGCGGCCACGGAGGCGGCCGAGCCCGACACCTGCCACAGCATCCCGCAGGTGGACCCGCCGACCTGCGCCAACCCGCACGGCATCCGGGTGCGCGAGGACCTGAACCGCCTGGTCACCAGCGACTTCGCCGAGGTGCGGAGCCTGATGCTGATCCCGTCCGCCGACTTCTACATCGCCCGCGACACGGTGCGGATCTACGACATCGCGCATCGCGACCGCCCGAAGCTGCTGTCGGTCTCCCGCCTGCCGGACGGTCCGCGCAAGGAACCGTTCCTCATCGAGGAGGAGCCGCGCGTGGTGATGGAGACGGCGCTCACCAACGAACGCCACCACCGGGGCGGGTTCGTCTCGACGATGGGCGGGGCGTCCATCTACTACACCCCTGACATCACCGACCCGAAGCCGACGTGGCGCGAGGTCTTCGACGACACGACCGCGTTCACCAGGCTCGCGCCCGCGCTGGACAACCGCGTCGGCATGGACGGAGGCTCCTGGCTCCAGACCAGCGCGGACGACCGGTACCTGTACCACGTCGTCATGCGCCGGGGGGACGAGTCGTCCGGCGGCAAGGACACCGGCATGGTGTACGTGCTGGACATCCGCAAGCTCGTCGGCGCGGGCAAGCAGACGCGCTGCAACATCGACACTCTGGAAGAGGTCACGCGCGGCGGCGCCGAGCCCGACTGCCCTTCCCTGGTGAGCGTCCTCCCCGTCGAGGACCCGACGACCGGCGGCCCGCACTGGGCCGCGCTGGACAACTTCCGGCAGGGCCCCGGCGGCTACTACCAGGAGACGCGGCAGCCGACGCGGCTCGTCATGGCGAACTACTTCGTCGCCGCGTCGCCCTTCGACGGCGACCACCGCGTCTGCATGGTGAACATCTCCCCGAGGCAGCAGCTCTCGATCGACCGCGGCTTCAAGGACGAGCACACCGGCCGCCCGTGCGTGGAGTTCAACCGGGCCGCGTGGCCGCACGGCGAGACCGGAGACGCGCGCCCCCACGGCGTCCTGTTCGCGGTCTCCGATGCCGACGTCCGCTGA
- a CDS encoding dihydrofolate reductase family protein: MRSISVTMFVTLDGVVQGLGRPDEDTRGGFAHGGWGPQYNDEVMGREMAKGMANAGAMLFGRRTWEDFLNAWGRATDGNPFTTHMNAATKYVVSKTLDDADAWENSILLRGEAVETVADLKSRPGGNLAINGSAALVRSLHAAGLIDHYTLLIHPLTLGSGKRLFEGPAPLTELALTETVTTPKGVFITHYTRRRPSSGRPE; the protein is encoded by the coding sequence ATGCGTTCGATCAGCGTCACGATGTTCGTCACCCTCGACGGAGTGGTCCAGGGGCTGGGGCGCCCGGACGAGGACACCCGCGGCGGGTTCGCCCACGGAGGCTGGGGCCCGCAGTACAACGACGAGGTGATGGGCCGCGAGATGGCCAAGGGGATGGCCAACGCCGGAGCCATGCTGTTCGGCCGCCGGACGTGGGAGGACTTCCTCAACGCGTGGGGCCGGGCCACCGACGGCAACCCGTTCACCACGCACATGAACGCGGCCACGAAGTACGTGGTGTCGAAGACCCTGGACGACGCGGACGCGTGGGAGAACTCGATCCTCCTGCGCGGCGAGGCCGTCGAGACGGTGGCGGATCTGAAGTCCCGGCCGGGCGGGAACCTCGCGATCAACGGCAGCGCCGCACTGGTCCGGAGCCTGCATGCCGCCGGCCTGATCGACCACTACACGCTGCTGATCCACCCGCTGACCCTCGGCTCCGGCAAGCGCCTCTTCGAGGGCCCCGCCCCCCTGACCGAGCTCGCCCTGACCGAAACCGTCACCACCCCCAAGGGCGTATTCATCACCCACTACACCCGCCGCCGGCCTTCTTCCGGCCGGCCGGAGTAG
- a CDS encoding helix-turn-helix domain-containing protein: MVQLATTFGEELRRRRLAAGFSLTGLAQRVHYSKSQLSKVERGIKSPSRELVRLCDAALDAGGTLVALTQENRSSDQVTAETGSEEEEVWLMQLSPDGQSRFLPISRRQAVMTGAASVAGMSIGRPAVHSEKEDTSLLGSYRSLFDQYRQLGQASNAGPLVPVLIAQTHALQELSRHVGAGTRQGLLRLGSRYAEYIGWLVQENGDDAGALWWTRRAVELADASGDHNLAAYALVRRALVTLYRDDAEQTIGLARQAQSGGEPPRIRGLAAQREAQGHALAGDYDSCMRCLDQARTLLAQHAESAESPVIGTTNLPDPAEMVRGWCLYDLGRPGAAAQVIATQLAQVPEGAVRTRVRFGVRGALAHAADGEIDQACLLTRGLLRDITTIGSATVFADLRALARTLSRHPKNPSVSELMPGLGTALRAAVP; encoded by the coding sequence GTGGTCCAGCTAGCCACCACTTTCGGAGAGGAACTTCGACGAAGACGCCTGGCGGCCGGCTTCAGCCTTACCGGTCTGGCTCAGCGGGTTCATTACAGCAAGAGCCAGCTCAGCAAGGTCGAGCGAGGGATCAAGAGCCCCAGCCGGGAACTGGTGCGCCTCTGCGACGCCGCACTCGACGCCGGGGGGACGCTCGTCGCCCTGACTCAGGAGAACCGCTCCAGCGATCAGGTCACCGCAGAAACAGGTTCTGAGGAGGAGGAGGTGTGGCTAATGCAATTGTCCCCCGACGGCCAGAGCCGGTTCCTACCGATAAGCCGCCGACAGGCGGTCATGACCGGCGCCGCATCGGTTGCGGGCATGAGCATCGGTCGGCCTGCCGTTCATAGCGAAAAAGAAGATACTTCTCTTCTCGGATCGTATCGATCCCTCTTCGATCAGTATCGACAACTCGGTCAGGCGTCCAACGCCGGGCCGCTGGTACCCGTCCTCATAGCCCAGACCCATGCTCTCCAGGAACTGTCCCGCCACGTGGGGGCCGGTACGCGTCAGGGGCTGCTGCGGCTGGGATCCCGCTACGCCGAGTACATCGGCTGGCTGGTGCAGGAGAACGGAGACGATGCCGGCGCCCTGTGGTGGACCCGGCGTGCCGTCGAGCTTGCGGACGCCAGCGGCGATCACAATCTCGCCGCCTATGCGTTGGTCCGCCGCGCCCTCGTCACCCTCTACCGTGACGACGCCGAACAGACGATCGGGTTGGCCCGGCAGGCGCAGTCGGGCGGAGAACCACCCCGGATCCGGGGTCTGGCCGCACAGCGGGAAGCCCAAGGACACGCGCTGGCCGGTGATTACGACTCGTGCATGCGGTGTCTGGATCAGGCGCGCACTCTGCTCGCCCAGCATGCGGAGAGCGCGGAGTCCCCCGTCATCGGCACAACGAACCTTCCGGATCCGGCCGAGATGGTCCGAGGCTGGTGCCTGTACGACCTGGGCCGGCCTGGCGCAGCCGCCCAGGTCATCGCGACGCAACTGGCACAAGTGCCCGAGGGGGCCGTGCGCACGCGAGTCCGCTTCGGTGTCCGCGGGGCGCTGGCTCACGCCGCGGACGGTGAAATCGATCAGGCCTGTCTGCTGACCCGGGGGCTATTGAGGGACATCACCACGATCGGCTCGGCGACGGTCTTCGCCGATCTGCGTGCCCTGGCGCGGACTCTCTCGCGTCACCCGAAGAACCCGTCTGTGAGCGAACTGATGCCCGGACTCGGGACAGCGCTTCGAGCCGCTGTCCCGTAG
- a CDS encoding toll/interleukin-1 receptor domain-containing protein — MQIVFVNYRTGDGDEAAALLERGLSDRFGREKIFRATTSISPGRSYPEELLNAVRHSVVMLAVIGPGWARDPRLREEDDWVRREILEARASGATVIPVLKGRTTERLKAADLPSELKCLAEIQSLRLDPRDCEGDLRHIGDFLARLVPELGRAEQESSGFAGMADVHNTVSAPRGTVIQGRDIRGDVGTVVKGNHGPVHTGKGDINQNSPQFSGDGATYVQGDNHGGVNHRFGRTRGEEGG; from the coding sequence ATGCAGATCGTCTTCGTCAACTACCGCACCGGCGACGGCGACGAAGCCGCCGCCCTGCTGGAGCGAGGTCTGTCCGACAGGTTCGGCCGGGAGAAGATCTTCCGGGCCACGACCTCCATCAGCCCTGGCCGGTCTTATCCGGAAGAGCTGCTGAACGCCGTGCGCCACAGCGTCGTCATGCTCGCCGTGATCGGACCTGGGTGGGCCCGCGACCCGAGGTTGCGGGAGGAGGACGACTGGGTCCGCCGGGAAATCCTGGAGGCGCGTGCCTCGGGAGCCACCGTCATCCCGGTGCTGAAGGGCCGGACGACCGAACGTTTGAAGGCGGCGGACCTGCCGAGCGAGCTGAAGTGCCTGGCCGAGATTCAATCTCTGCGCCTGGACCCCCGGGACTGCGAAGGGGATTTGCGACACATCGGCGATTTCCTGGCCCGGCTCGTCCCCGAACTGGGCCGAGCGGAGCAGGAGTCTTCCGGTTTCGCCGGTATGGCCGACGTGCACAACACCGTGAGCGCCCCTCGAGGAACGGTCATCCAGGGGCGCGACATCCGCGGTGACGTCGGCACCGTCGTCAAGGGCAACCACGGCCCAGTCCACACCGGGAAGGGCGACATCAACCAGAACTCCCCTCAGTTCTCCGGCGATGGGGCGACCTACGTCCAGGGCGACAACCACGGTGGTGTCAACCACCGCTTCGGCAGGACCCGCGGGGAGGAAGGGGGGTGA
- a CDS encoding MFS transporter codes for MALALLCGCQLLLVVDASIVNIALPSIQRGLGFSDAGLSWVVNAYTLTFGGLLLLGGRAGDLLGHRRVFAAGVGVFTAASLAGGLAVSPGWLLAARAMQGAGAALAGPGSLALIATTFRDAERRSRALAAFSMVASAGMVAGLVLGGVLTAWASWRAVLFVNVPVGLAIVLLASRVVRESARQEGRFDVGGAVACTGGSTLLVYGFIRAAEQGWSGALTVGAFCGAGALLALFPVIEARARQPIVPLGLFADRDRVGAFLMRFLLTAAMSGMLFFLTLYVQGVLGYGPLATGFGFLPTTIALIAASRAVPGLLPRYGPRPIMAAGTVLCAAGMVWLTQVPRDGSYAAVILGPVLLFGAGTGLVAVAATFTAMRSVPPGESGAASALLQSMQQIGGSLGVAVLVTVDHAGSSKVDGMRDAFTAGVAFTACMLLALVAFRAQGRSGSQS; via the coding sequence GTGGCGCTGGCGCTGCTGTGCGGGTGCCAGCTTCTTCTGGTGGTCGACGCCTCGATCGTGAACATCGCGTTGCCCAGCATTCAGCGGGGGCTCGGGTTCAGCGACGCGGGGCTTTCGTGGGTGGTCAACGCCTACACGCTCACGTTCGGGGGGCTGCTGCTGCTCGGGGGGCGGGCCGGTGATCTACTCGGGCACCGGCGGGTGTTCGCGGCGGGTGTCGGGGTGTTCACCGCCGCCTCGCTGGCCGGGGGGCTCGCGGTCTCGCCGGGGTGGCTGCTGGCGGCTCGGGCGATGCAGGGGGCGGGGGCCGCGCTCGCGGGTCCGGGGTCGTTGGCGCTCATCGCGACCACCTTCCGGGACGCGGAGCGCAGGAGCCGGGCGCTGGCCGCCTTCTCCATGGTCGCGAGTGCGGGGATGGTCGCCGGGCTGGTGCTCGGGGGCGTCCTGACCGCGTGGGCGTCCTGGCGGGCCGTGCTGTTCGTCAACGTGCCGGTGGGGCTCGCGATCGTGCTGCTCGCGTCGCGGGTGGTACGGGAGTCGGCCAGGCAGGAGGGACGGTTCGACGTGGGCGGGGCGGTCGCGTGCACCGGCGGCTCGACGCTCCTGGTGTACGGGTTCATCCGCGCCGCCGAGCAGGGGTGGTCCGGGGCGCTCACGGTGGGCGCCTTCTGCGGGGCGGGGGCGCTGCTGGCGCTGTTCCCGGTGATCGAGGCGCGGGCGCGGCAGCCGATCGTCCCGCTGGGGCTGTTCGCCGACCGGGACCGGGTGGGCGCCTTCCTCATGCGGTTCCTGCTCACGGCGGCCATGAGCGGGATGCTGTTCTTCCTGACGCTCTACGTGCAGGGGGTGCTGGGGTACGGGCCGCTGGCGACGGGGTTCGGGTTCCTGCCGACGACGATCGCGCTGATCGCGGCCAGCCGGGCCGTGCCCGGGCTGCTGCCCCGGTACGGGCCGCGGCCGATCATGGCCGCCGGGACGGTGCTGTGCGCGGCCGGGATGGTGTGGCTGACGCAGGTGCCGCGGGACGGCTCGTACGCCGCGGTGATCCTCGGGCCGGTGCTGCTGTTCGGGGCGGGGACGGGCCTGGTGGCGGTGGCGGCGACGTTCACGGCGATGCGGTCGGTGCCGCCCGGGGAGTCCGGGGCCGCCTCGGCGCTGCTGCAGAGCATGCAGCAGATCGGCGGGTCGCTGGGCGTCGCCGTCCTGGTCACCGTGGACCATGCCGGTTCGTCGAAGGTGGACGGCATGCGGGACGCGTTCACGGCCGGGGTGGCGTTCACCGCCTGCATGCTCCTCGCGCTGGTCGCCTTCCGCGCTCAGGGACGTTCCGGGTCGCAGAGCTGA
- a CDS encoding lantibiotic dehydratase gives MLIRSTGFPADGLALFAAPECAATADAFLDGATGETEFAQAMDAALADAARAAAKIAADPLFREAVTWQNPAAATHLARLADGPDARPGKNPRLERKKRRERENTLVRYWQRYCGKNDTAGFFGPVAWGTLDPEAADAVEARPGGGLVRSRRVDYEFWALEAYVAALLDDPDVAPWLPAGVHPHLLADGERVLRPGADPRPLTAAEAEVLSRCDGTRAAAEIAPGPHLATALERLVDDGIVWRGVNMPYNPRAEQVLRETLDAIAEPRARDRALAGLARLDRARASVAAAAGDAVALAAALERLDTEFTAVTGADPERRSGQMYAGRRLCYEDTVRDLDVTFGRPLLDALAGPFGSVLLPAARWLSATLADAYDAAFRDLYRDLLEPGAGGVPMPAFWDAAQALLTGRDRPADAVAAEFARRWNALFGLDDAQGERRLAFTAADLEEPAARLFAAERPGWAGARIHSPDLCLGAAGPEAMAAGEFTLVLGEMHTAWPTLDCAVFADRHPDPPRLRAAAAEDIGPQFRPLYPTWWPQYTARIAPVLGATDRQLAFTPAPGADPARVLPLVALTVSEHAETREHAGTLEVTGPDGLRCPLREVFALLFGWLGAEAFKLAGAGPHHPRLTLDGLVVARETWRTTVGGTGIAPAHGPREYLAARRLRRSLGMPERVFAKVGTEVKPVYVDLTGPRYVSSFATLLRSARAASGDDVPVVFTELLPDLDESWLPDAGGRRYSCELRLQLCDPERP, from the coding sequence GTGCTGATCCGCTCCACCGGATTCCCCGCGGACGGACTCGCGCTTTTCGCGGCGCCGGAATGCGCCGCGACCGCCGACGCCTTTCTCGACGGCGCCACCGGCGAAACCGAATTCGCGCAGGCCATGGACGCCGCATTGGCGGACGCGGCCCGCGCCGCCGCGAAGATCGCCGCCGACCCGCTCTTCCGCGAGGCGGTGACGTGGCAGAACCCCGCCGCCGCGACGCATTTGGCACGTCTCGCCGACGGCCCGGACGCCCGGCCGGGGAAGAACCCGAGGCTGGAGCGCAAGAAGCGGCGGGAGCGCGAGAACACCCTCGTCCGCTACTGGCAGCGCTACTGCGGCAAGAACGACACCGCCGGGTTCTTCGGCCCCGTCGCCTGGGGCACCCTCGACCCCGAGGCGGCGGACGCCGTCGAGGCGCGGCCCGGCGGGGGACTGGTGCGGTCCCGCAGGGTCGACTACGAGTTCTGGGCGCTGGAGGCGTACGTCGCCGCGCTCCTGGACGACCCGGACGTGGCGCCGTGGCTGCCCGCCGGCGTCCACCCGCATCTGCTCGCCGACGGAGAACGCGTCCTGAGGCCGGGGGCGGACCCGCGTCCCCTGACCGCCGCCGAAGCCGAGGTGCTGTCCCGCTGCGACGGCACCCGGGCCGCGGCCGAGATCGCCCCCGGCCCGCACCTGGCCACCGCCCTGGAGCGGCTGGTCGACGACGGAATCGTCTGGCGGGGCGTGAACATGCCGTACAACCCGAGGGCGGAACAGGTACTCCGCGAGACCCTCGACGCGATCGCCGAGCCGCGGGCCCGGGACCGGGCCCTGGCCGGACTCGCCCGGCTCGACCGGGCCCGCGCGTCCGTGGCCGCCGCAGCAGGCGACGCCGTCGCCCTGGCCGCCGCGCTGGAACGCCTGGACACCGAGTTCACCGCCGTCACCGGGGCGGACCCGGAGCGGCGCAGCGGGCAGATGTACGCGGGACGGCGGCTCTGCTACGAGGACACCGTCCGCGACCTGGACGTCACGTTCGGCCGCCCGCTCCTGGACGCGCTCGCCGGCCCGTTCGGGTCCGTCCTCCTGCCCGCCGCGCGATGGCTGTCGGCCACCCTCGCGGACGCCTACGACGCCGCGTTCCGCGATCTGTACCGCGACCTGCTCGAACCGGGCGCCGGCGGCGTGCCGATGCCGGCGTTCTGGGACGCCGCCCAGGCACTGCTGACCGGGCGCGACCGCCCGGCGGACGCGGTCGCCGCCGAGTTCGCCCGCCGCTGGAACGCGCTGTTCGGCCTGGACGACGCGCAGGGCGAGCGCCGCCTCGCCTTCACCGCCGCCGACCTGGAGGAGCCCGCCGCCCGGCTGTTCGCCGCCGAGCGTCCCGGCTGGGCGGGGGCCCGCATCCACAGCCCCGACCTGTGCCTCGGCGCGGCCGGCCCCGAGGCGATGGCGGCGGGGGAGTTCACCCTCGTCCTCGGCGAGATGCACACGGCGTGGCCGACCCTCGACTGCGCCGTCTTCGCCGACCGGCACCCCGACCCGCCCCGGCTGCGCGCCGCGGCCGCCGAGGACATCGGCCCCCAGTTCCGGCCGCTGTACCCGACCTGGTGGCCCCAGTACACCGCGCGCATCGCCCCCGTCCTCGGGGCCACCGACCGCCAGCTCGCCTTCACCCCGGCGCCGGGAGCGGACCCGGCCCGCGTCCTGCCGCTGGTCGCGCTCACCGTGTCCGAGCATGCCGAAACCCGTGAACACGCCGGAACCCTGGAGGTCACCGGACCGGACGGGCTCCGGTGCCCGCTCCGCGAGGTGTTCGCGCTGCTGTTCGGCTGGCTCGGCGCCGAGGCGTTCAAGCTCGCCGGCGCGGGCCCCCACCACCCGCGGCTGACGCTGGACGGGCTCGTCGTGGCCCGCGAGACCTGGCGCACGACCGTCGGCGGGACGGGCATCGCGCCCGCGCACGGCCCCCGCGAGTACCTCGCCGCCCGCCGCCTGCGCCGCTCCCTGGGCATGCCCGAACGCGTCTTCGCCAAGGTCGGCACGGAGGTCAAACCCGTCTACGTCGACCTCACCGGCCCCCGGTACGTGTCCTCGTTCGCCACGCTGCTGCGCAGCGCCCGCGCGGCCTCCGGCGACGACGTCCCCGTCGTCTTCACCGAACTCCTCCCGGACCTGGACGAATCGTGGCTGCCCGACGCCGGGGGACGGCGCTACAGCTGCGAACTGCGCCTTCAGCTCTGCGACCCGGAACGTCCCTGA
- a CDS encoding ketoacyl-ACP synthase III family protein, which translates to MRCDGLFLAGLAHRIPEAVDVDGAVDGGRYDAEDRRADGYASVAVATGEAPPEMAAAAARRALDRSGIPPSDVALLLHASAWFQGVDYWPAASYVHREVLGDDGRRAPALDVQQMCAGAIGALELAASYLAADASRASALVTTADRFADPGFDRWRGDVRGIVYGDGAAAAVLARDGFARLLAVSTVVDTALEGMYRGDEPFASAPGRPVDVRARRAAFAVHARALVGSLGGRTASGLAEAVGRTLDEAGLKIADVSRFAFPNVGLHVLRTRYAEPLGLDVERTTWDWGRRTGHVGAADQLTGLTHLVESGLVGPGDRVLLVGIGAGFAWTCAAVEMIRRPAWGG; encoded by the coding sequence ATGCGCTGCGACGGTCTGTTCCTCGCCGGGCTCGCCCACCGGATCCCCGAGGCCGTGGACGTGGACGGGGCGGTGGACGGCGGCCGCTACGACGCCGAAGACCGGAGGGCCGACGGATACGCCTCCGTCGCGGTCGCCACGGGCGAGGCCCCGCCGGAGATGGCGGCCGCGGCGGCGCGCCGCGCGCTGGACCGGTCCGGGATCCCGCCGTCGGACGTCGCGCTCCTGCTGCACGCGTCGGCCTGGTTCCAGGGCGTCGACTACTGGCCGGCCGCCTCGTACGTGCACCGCGAGGTCCTCGGCGACGACGGCCGGCGGGCGCCCGCGCTGGACGTCCAGCAGATGTGCGCGGGGGCCATCGGCGCGCTGGAGCTGGCCGCCTCCTACCTGGCCGCCGACGCCTCCCGCGCGTCCGCCCTGGTCACGACCGCGGACCGGTTCGCCGACCCCGGGTTCGACCGGTGGCGCGGGGACGTGCGCGGCATCGTCTACGGGGACGGCGCGGCCGCCGCGGTGCTCGCCCGGGACGGCTTCGCCCGGCTGCTGGCCGTCTCGACGGTCGTCGACACCGCGCTGGAGGGGATGTACCGGGGCGACGAGCCGTTCGCCTCCGCGCCCGGCCGCCCGGTGGACGTGCGCGCGCGCCGCGCCGCGTTCGCCGTGCACGCCAGGGCGCTGGTGGGGAGCCTCGGGGGGCGGACCGCCTCCGGCCTGGCCGAGGCCGTCGGCCGGACGCTGGACGAGGCCGGGCTGAAGATCGCCGACGTCTCCCGGTTCGCGTTCCCCAACGTCGGCCTGCACGTGCTGCGCACCCGGTACGCCGAGCCGCTCGGCCTGGACGTGGAGCGCACCACGTGGGACTGGGGCCGCCGGACCGGGCACGTCGGCGCGGCCGACCAGCTCACCGGCCTGACCCATCTGGTGGAGTCCGGGCTGGTGGGGCCGGGCGACCGGGTGCTGCTGGTCGGGATCGGCGCCGGGTTCGCCTGGACGTGCGCCGCCGTCGAGATGATCCGGCGTCCCGCCTGGGGCGGCTGA
- a CDS encoding sulfotransferase, translated as MKVLYITGWCRSGSTMLGNVLAEVPGIVHVGELRFLWLNGVLGTGSNGRCGCGLGHRECPFWSEVLEEVRPRGTSLERHAAEVVAWQEAYRTRHTWRVLRDPPRDGWPDVLAAAYRAVARVSGARVIVDSSKFASDAALLASLPGVEGRYVHLIRDPRAVAWSWLRPKAYTGRRSALNSTWHWTGFNLAAEAVGRANRDRSLHMRYEALVRSPRAAVGAILDLLGHEGPNPVGADGTVELGGNHTVTGNPDRFGRGRTRIEEDRRWHAALPRPQRSATTLMALPLLHRYGYEKRA; from the coding sequence ATGAAGGTGCTTTACATCACCGGTTGGTGTCGCAGCGGCAGCACCATGCTGGGCAACGTCCTCGCCGAGGTCCCGGGGATCGTGCACGTCGGCGAACTGCGTTTCCTCTGGCTGAACGGGGTTCTCGGAACGGGCAGCAACGGCAGGTGCGGCTGCGGGCTCGGCCACCGCGAATGCCCGTTCTGGTCCGAGGTGCTGGAGGAGGTCCGCCCGCGCGGGACGTCCCTCGAACGGCACGCCGCCGAGGTCGTCGCCTGGCAGGAGGCGTACCGGACCCGGCACACCTGGCGGGTGCTGCGCGACCCGCCGCGCGACGGGTGGCCGGACGTGCTCGCCGCCGCCTACCGCGCCGTCGCCCGGGTCTCGGGGGCGCGCGTGATCGTCGACAGCTCCAAGTTCGCCTCGGACGCCGCGCTGCTGGCGTCCCTGCCGGGCGTCGAGGGCCGCTACGTCCACCTGATCCGCGATCCGCGCGCGGTGGCCTGGTCGTGGCTGCGGCCCAAGGCGTACACGGGCCGCCGGTCCGCGCTGAACAGCACCTGGCACTGGACCGGCTTCAACCTGGCGGCCGAGGCGGTCGGCCGCGCGAACCGGGACCGCTCGCTGCACATGCGCTACGAGGCCCTCGTCCGCAGCCCCCGCGCCGCCGTCGGCGCCATCCTCGACCTGCTCGGCCACGAGGGGCCGAACCCCGTCGGCGCCGACGGGACGGTCGAGCTCGGCGGCAACCACACGGTCACCGGCAACCCCGACCGGTTCGGACGCGGCCGGACCCGGATCGAGGAGGACCGCAGGTGGCACGCCGCGCTCCCCCGCCCCCAGCGTTCCGCGACCACGCTCATGGCGCTCCCGCTGCTGCACCGGTACGGCTACGAGAAGAGGGCGTGA